One genomic segment of Erysipelotrichaceae bacterium 66202529 includes these proteins:
- the rseP gene encoding RIP metalloprotease RseP → MSNILNIIYFILILSVIIIVHELGHLIAAKRFGVYCKEFSIGMGPVVYQKQVGETAWSLRALPIGGFVAMAGEEDDDEADELNIPYERTLNGIRPWKQIVVMAAGAIMNVLLAWVLFIGITAYQGAVSIPGKALVASVQENSAAQKGGMKAGDEIIRVQNGKEVVEPKTFNDVVEFIQYYNGDTTFTVLRDGKEVTLHFTPTYVKDESKYVMGVLQQNEIKKITLLESIPYGTQKMVDSVTTIFDSLGKLVQGVGLNNLSGPVGIYQVTAQITQTGLLSTIALIGLLSVNVGIFNLLPIPILDGGRIFIVLIETLIGRKLNERMQSAIMMAGLLMIVGIMVLATWNDITRLF, encoded by the coding sequence ATGAGTAATATATTGAATATTATTTATTTTATACTAATACTCAGTGTCATCATCATTGTCCATGAGCTGGGACATCTGATTGCCGCTAAGCGCTTTGGTGTGTATTGCAAGGAATTTTCCATCGGCATGGGTCCAGTCGTTTATCAAAAGCAGGTCGGAGAAACCGCATGGTCGCTTCGTGCGCTTCCCATCGGCGGCTTTGTAGCGATGGCAGGGGAAGAGGATGACGATGAAGCGGATGAGCTGAATATCCCATATGAACGAACCTTGAACGGCATCCGTCCATGGAAGCAGATCGTTGTCATGGCTGCCGGCGCAATCATGAATGTATTGCTGGCATGGGTGCTGTTTATCGGAATAACAGCCTACCAGGGAGCAGTCAGTATTCCCGGAAAGGCGCTGGTTGCTTCCGTACAGGAAAACTCCGCTGCGCAAAAAGGCGGGATGAAGGCCGGTGATGAAATTATCCGTGTACAAAACGGAAAAGAGGTTGTGGAGCCAAAGACCTTTAATGATGTTGTTGAGTTTATCCAGTATTATAACGGAGATACCACCTTTACCGTACTGCGTGACGGCAAAGAGGTTACTCTGCATTTTACTCCAACCTATGTGAAGGATGAAAGCAAGTATGTCATGGGTGTCCTGCAGCAAAATGAGATCAAAAAGATCACACTGCTGGAATCTATTCCGTATGGAACGCAGAAGATGGTAGACTCCGTTACAACCATATTCGACTCCTTAGGCAAGCTCGTACAGGGGGTTGGTCTGAACAACCTGAGCGGCCCGGTAGGAATCTATCAGGTGACGGCGCAGATTACACAGACAGGTCTGTTATCAACGATTGCCTTGATTGGCCTGCTGTCTGTCAATGTCGGTATCTTTAATCTATTGCCGATTCCGATACTGGATGGTGGAAGAATCTTTATCGTCCTGATTGAAACACTGATCGGTCGGAAGCTGAATGAGCGGATGCAGAGTGCAATCATGATGGCAGGACTTCTGATGATCGTCGGTATTATGGTGCTGGCGACCTGGAACGATATAACGCGTCTGTTTTAA